In Desulfovibrio sp. 86, the following proteins share a genomic window:
- a CDS encoding HlyD family type I secretion periplasmic adaptor subunit yields the protein MSALVNFWRRLFGLSSLQEEEHLPYMNKVDAALQRKGRVAAVFLSLGTAVLLCILVIWAAWASIDEVTRGHGQVVSASGTQVIQNLEGGILREVLVREGQIVAKDQPLARLDNLGAASQYNDALAKALENRVALIRLEAEKNAVPPVFDVELLTAAPQVIADQEEMYHSRRERYLSEMAMLTSQHRQRLKDVDEHRGRKTQLEHNLALAEERRDLAKPLEARKLYPRVDFLDLEQRVVTLRGDLEAIAASLGKAEEAVLEIERKLNLHKAEYDSEINAEVNKRRTELTSLQAMLSAGGDRVTRTELRSPVRGTVKRVIINTLGGVVRSGEPIMEIVPLDDTLLVEARIRPADIAFIHAEQRAMVKISAYDFSIYGGLEAVVEQISADTIEDKKSEFFYLVKLRTKKNEIVYRNEHLPIIPGMVAGVEIVSGKKTVLDYLLKPLLKAQQNAMRER from the coding sequence ATGAGCGCCCTGGTAAACTTTTGGAGACGGCTTTTCGGCCTCTCATCATTACAGGAAGAAGAACACCTGCCCTACATGAACAAGGTGGACGCGGCCCTGCAACGCAAAGGCCGGGTGGCGGCCGTTTTTCTCTCCCTTGGCACTGCGGTGCTGCTGTGCATTCTCGTCATCTGGGCGGCCTGGGCCTCCATCGACGAAGTCACGCGCGGCCACGGGCAGGTGGTGTCCGCCAGCGGCACCCAGGTCATACAGAACCTTGAGGGCGGCATCCTGCGCGAAGTGCTGGTGCGCGAAGGGCAAATAGTCGCAAAAGACCAGCCGCTCGCGCGGCTGGACAATCTTGGCGCGGCCAGCCAGTACAACGACGCCCTGGCCAAGGCGCTGGAAAACCGCGTGGCCCTCATACGCCTTGAAGCGGAAAAAAATGCCGTCCCCCCGGTATTTGACGTGGAGCTGCTCACTGCGGCCCCGCAGGTCATTGCCGACCAGGAAGAGATGTATCACAGCCGCCGCGAACGGTATCTTTCAGAAATGGCCATGCTGACCTCGCAGCACCGGCAGCGCCTCAAGGATGTGGACGAGCATCGCGGCCGCAAAACCCAGCTTGAGCACAACCTTGCCCTGGCCGAAGAACGCCGCGACCTGGCCAAACCGCTGGAGGCGCGCAAGCTTTATCCCAGGGTGGACTTCCTCGACCTTGAGCAGCGCGTTGTGACCCTGCGCGGCGACCTGGAAGCCATTGCGGCATCATTGGGCAAAGCCGAGGAGGCCGTGCTTGAGATCGAGCGCAAGCTGAACCTGCACAAGGCCGAATACGACTCTGAAATCAACGCCGAAGTCAACAAGCGGCGCACGGAACTGACGTCGCTTCAGGCCATGCTCTCGGCCGGGGGCGACCGTGTTACCCGCACAGAACTGCGCTCCCCGGTGCGGGGCACGGTTAAAAGGGTCATCATCAATACGCTTGGCGGGGTGGTGCGCTCTGGCGAGCCCATCATGGAAATCGTGCCCCTGGACGACACGCTGCTGGTCGAGGCGCGCATCCGTCCGGCCGACATCGCCTTCATTCACGCGGAGCAGCGGGCCATGGTCAAGATATCGGCCTATGATTTTTCCATCTATGGCGGTCTTGAGGCCGTGGTGGAACAGATCAGCGCAGACACCATTGAAGACAAAAAAAGCGAGTTCTTCTACCTCGTCAAGCTGCGCACCAAGAAGAATGAAATCGTCTACCGCAACGAACACCTGCCCATCATTCCGGGCATGGTGGCCGGAGTGGAAATCGTTTCCGGCAAAAAAACCGTACTGGACTACCTGCTCAAACCCCTGCTCAAGGCACAACAAAACGCCATGAGAGAACGATAG